One window from the genome of Mesoplodon densirostris isolate mMesDen1 chromosome 17, mMesDen1 primary haplotype, whole genome shotgun sequence encodes:
- the PROSER1 gene encoding proline and serine-rich protein 1 → MDKKSFETVLDEIRKAVLTEYKLKAIEYVHGYFSSEQVVDLLRYFSWAEPQLKAMKALQHKMVAVHPAEVVNILNCFTFSKDKLVALELLASNIVDAQNSRPIEDLFRINMSEKKRCKRVLEQAFKAGCKAPHAMISSCGTIPGNPYPKGKPSRINGIFPGTPLKKDGEECTNEGKGIAARILGPSKPPPSTYNPHKPVPYPIPPCRPHATIAPSAYNNAGLVPLANVIAPGVPPPPPYTPNPVAAENEDLSNQSKPTQNPAFSAPASQLFSPRGSNPSTPAATPVPAASPVKAGTHPPAPATAALSGMNLLNAVLPVLPGQVSAVHAPQPTTPSPTVIRTLSLLAAPVTSVHSTTSAPVPSVFSGHVPLPGPSATPAPAPQAASTPRATPASSETFASTSAPFTSLPFAAASTAASANNLDSSSLASVFAGLPLTLTPTSQGVSNPTPSVIACGPAPTVACPLGVNNPLLSALKGFLTSNDTNLINSSTLPCAVTSGLASLASLTNQSSDPAAPAPNKCYGPQRASTPGLALFPGLPSPAANAASTPPALPAPAAAAAAPGPAGCGSSAALLHGPLASHADAPGSSTPAATSLPVVIKTEPASPTPSAFRGPAPPPTPAPAPGALGLPGALGRAYTAASVPVSLPSCLAPALPGLPGLSAPPSGSSPLPSLPLPAHGSSAPIAPVFSALPPFTSLSSGFAQAAHPPLGAPASSAPTCAPGPSAPASAAAFPLSLPAAVPSLFSVAQGPLPASAPSYPGFSVSGAPPALPSFPGLQPPATGAATAPSPAPVLPGFASAFSSSFNSALVAQAGLSSGLQAAGSSVFPGLLSLPGIPGFSQNPSQSSLQELQHNAAAQSALLQQVHSAAALESYPAQPDGFPSYPSTPGTPFSLQPGLSQSGWQ, encoded by the exons ATGGACAAGAAGTCCTTTGAAACGGTGCTGGATGAAATTAGAAAG GCTGTTTTGACAGAGTACAAATTAAAAGCAATTGAATATGTGCACGGATATTTCTCCAGTGAACAG GTGGTTGATTTACTGAGATATTTCTCCTGGGCTGAGCCTCAGTTGAAGGCAATGAAAGCATTACAGCAT aaAATGGTGGCTGTTCACCCAGCAGAAGTGGTCAATATACTCAACTGTTTCACCTTCAGTAAAGACAAACTAGTTGCTCTTGAACTGTTAGCTTC AAACATTGTTGATGCACAGAATTCTCGTCCCATTGAAGATCTGTTCAGGATAAATATGTCTGAGAAGAAACGGTGCAAGAGAGTGCTTGAACAG GCTTTCAAGGCGGGCTGCAAAGCTCCTCATGCTATGATATCTTCTTGTGGAACAATCCCAGGAAATCCATATCCCAAAGGAAAACCTAGTCGCATAAATGGAATTTTCCCA ggaaCCCCTTTGAAGAAAGATGGTGAAGAGTGTACCAACGAAGGCAAAGGAATAGCTGCACGGATTCTCGGACCATCCAAACCA CCTCCTTCAACATACAATCCACATAAACCCGTTCCTTATCCGATACCTCCATGCCGGCCACATGCAACTATTGCACCAA GTGCTTATAACAATGCAGGTCTGGTACCATTAGCCAATGTCATAGCTCCAGGTGTGCCCCCACCACCTCCATATACTCCTAATCCAGTAGCAGCAG AGAATGAAGACCTTTCCAATCAGTCAAAACCTACACAGAATCCAG CGTTTTCTGCCCCCGCGAGTCAGCTCTTTTCTCCTCGTGGGTCTAACCCTTCGACACCTGCGGCAACTCCTGTTCCTGCTGCTTCCCCGGTCAAGGCGGGAACTCATCCGCCGGCACCGGCCACTGCCGCCCTCTCTGGGATGAACCTGCTCAACGCTGTCCTCCCTGTGCTCCCGGGGCAGGTCTCAGCTGTTCATGCACCTCAGCCAACGACGCCCAGTCCAACAGTTATCAGAACCCTTTCCTTGCTGGCTGCACCGGTGACTTCTGTTCACAGCACCACATCTGCTCCCGTTCCTTCCGTTTTTTCTGGCCACGTTCCACTGCCAGGTCCTTCTGCCACCCCTGCGCCAGCCCCTCAGGCCGCATCTACACCTCGGGCCACCCCTGCTTCCAGCGAAACGTTTGCTTCTACTTCGGCCCCTTTCACCAGCCTCCCCTTTGCCGCCGCCTCTACTGCCGCTTCTGCCAACAACCTCGATTCCTCCTCCCTGGCGTCGGTGTTTGCCGGTCTCCCCTTGACCTTAACACCGACCTCCCAAGGTGTGTCCAACCCGACTCCTTCTGTAATCGCCTGCGGTCCTGCTCCCACTGTTGCCTGTCCACTGGGTGTAAATAATCCCCTTCTGTCTGCTCTAAAAGGCTTTCTGACATCAAACGATACCAACCTGATCAACTCTTCCACGTTACCCTGCGCCGTTACTAGTGGGCTGGCTTCCCTCGCCTCCCTCACTAACCAGAGCTCCGACCCTGCGGCGCCCGCCCCTAACAAGTGCTACGGCCCGCAGCGGGCCTCCACGCCCGGACTGGCCCTGTTCCCGGGCCTGCCCTCGCCGGCCGCCAACGCGGCTTCCACGCCCCCGGCTCTGCCTgcacccgccgccgccgccgccgccccgggGCCCGCCGGCTGCGGCTCCTCGGCCGCCCTGCTGCACGGCCCGCTCGCGAGTCACGCAGACGCGCCCGGTTCGTCGACGCCCGCCGCCACCAGCCTGCCCGTGGTGATCAAGACCGAGCCCGCGAGCCCCACTCCTTCCGCCTTCAGGGGCCCGGCGCCCCCGCCAACCCCCGCCCCCGCTCCGGGCGCGCTGGGCCTGCCTGGGGCGCTGGGGCGGGCGTACACGGCGGCCTCGGTGCCCGTCAGTTTACCGTCCTGCCTCGCCCCCGCGCTTCCGGGCCTCCCGGGCCTGAGTGCGCCCCCGAGCGGCTCgagccccctgccctccctcccgcTGCCTGCGCACGGCTCCTCCGCGCCCATCGCCCCTGTCTTCAGCGCCCTGCCTCCTTTCACTTCGCTGAGCAGCGGCTTCGCCCAGGCTGCCCACCCGCCCCTCGGCGCCCCCGCCTCGTCCGCCCCTACCTGCGCCCCCGGCCCCTCGGCGCCCGCTTCGGCGGCGGCCTTCCCGCTCAGCCTGCCCGCCGCTGTGCCCTCGCTCTTCTCCGTGGCGCAGGGACCTCTGCCGGCCTCGGCTCCCTCCTACCCCGGCTTCTCCGTCTCCGGCGCGCCCCCCGCGCTGCCCTCGTTCCCGGGGCTGCAGCCGCCCGCCACCGGCGCCGCCACCGCCCCGTCGCCCGCTCCCGTCCTCCCCGGGTTCGCCTCCGCCTTTAGTTCCAGTTTCAACTCCGCTCTGGTTGCGCAAGCCGG CTTATCATCTGGACTTCAAGCTGCAGGCAGTTCTGTTTTTCCAGGCCTCTTGTCCCTCCCCGGTATCCCCGGGTTTTCCCAGAATCCTTCACAATCATCCTTGCAGGAATTACAGCATAATGCAGCCGCACAGTCAGCATTGTTACAGCAG GTGCACTCAGCTGCAGCTCTGGAAAGCTACCCAGCTCAGCCGGACGGGTTTCCCAGCTATCCTTCAACACCAGGAACACCGTTTTCTTTGCAGCCAGGCCTGTCCCAGAGTGGGTGGCAGTGA